The window TTTGAATTGTATAAAGTTATATAGTAGCGTAATATATCACCCTTTGATCTTCGAAAATCTTAATCTTGAAATCAGGGCACTAGACTTTCCATTGTCAATCAAACAAGAGGTTTTGTCTCAGTGTTTGAAAatgtagtaataattatttttttaaaatattttttattttaaaatatattaaaataatatttttttatttttttaaaattatttttaatatcattatattaaaataatttaaaaacataaaaaatatattaattaaaaaaaataaaaacaattttaaaattactttccaaccacaataccaaacattgCTAATTACTTTCCAACCATGATTGTGATCGAACCCTAGATCCCTTTTGCTTGGACTTTCGGTGAGATGAAACAAGTTGCAAAGGGAGTTGATTGCTCTTCGGACTCCTCGAGTAGAGATATTTAGAATGTGTTTAGAAACGCCAtccaaattatgtttttaaaaatttaatgtatttttttattaaaatttaatataatttatatattttaaattattttgatatgttgatattaaaaataattttttaaaataaaaaaatattattaacatatattttaacataaaaaattatttaaaaaataactattattatattttcaaatcaagatgATCATTTGCTATCATATCACGTCattattatcttattttctcTGGTAAATATTCTTGTCACACCTTTACAAGCCGTTACTTTGTAGGAGGTGGGACAAGACgggaaatattatttatttttatattttaaaaataatttttgaaaaatttaattttttttattttaaattaagatttttttatattttaagataatattttcatatgttaatatcaaaaataattttaaaaaaattaaaaaatattattaaaaaatatttataaataaaaaatattttaaaaataatcattacaacCACGGCTTACAGTAATGAAAAATCGTGTGACGCTGAGGAGACCCACTCGAGACTCACTTTGCTACGGGCCCAGGACGAGCCTGGTCCATGCACTCCCTCGAACTCCAGTTGTTTTCCTGTACTTGATAAACCCGACCGACCTCTGCTGGGTGTACTTGACAACTCAGAACATTATCTAGAATAAATTCCaagttaagttaaaaaaaaaatatctagctaGTAAAACTCAGTTGATTTATCTACACACAGCCCCATTTGCGTCAATGTCAaggattcttttaatttttttttgaaaatatctctttttaatagaaaaaaatcctGATTAACTCAATAATCCAAATTGTTTCAAGTTCTTCGAGTaaggattgatattttttcaatggagTTTTTAGAGATCTACTCTACACTATCCAACCGTTTTTGccttaatattgatgattttgttttttaaaaattgaagttgtgtcgtttaaataaaaaaaataactaaataattcaaaaatctaAGTTGTTTTTCAAGTTCAATAGCATGACGTTAGAAGCGATCACGGTGACATACAGAGGCAGACAAGTGAATACCAGCTTTGCTGCATAATTGACTTGTGGGCTAATTAATAATTTGAGTCTGAATCATCCACAGGAAGCCTCGAGATAGACATGGATGTGGGGGCACAGACATAATTCTTGATGTTTCGAGTCCTGAACTTCAGCAAATCGGCATCCTGCAGCTCGACAATGCAGCCGATTCACTAATGGAGGCTGCTTCATGCCGTAACAATGCTTTAGATAACTATCGAGAATAGTTTGTTACTTTTTATAGGTATTAATTATTAACcacattgattaaaaaaataaattagattcataaaaccaaataattaatcaatccaTAAACATCACTACCAAACTAAATAGTAAATACATTGTTTGCAAGGAGGGGTGAGCACTGAGCACACTTGCTTTTGATCACGTTCCAGACGAATCTCTCACTCCctctcaaaatattaaaaaatgatcttGTGTAATCATTTAGTAGTAGGTAatatagtgataaaaaaaaattaaaactaaaagatttgttttctcGTGATTTCAGGTTTGAGTCAtgtgattgctaatatgatagcCATTGAAGATTTACATAGTCGCTAACTTCAAGATCCATAGGATTAGTTAAGATGCACACAAGCTGATCCGAAAACTCATGttgacaataataaaaaaaataccttgtgCTTTTTAATAACATCCCGTTAGAGGAAAgcttattatataaattttacttaaaaagTTATACGagtttttttgaatgaaaatatatataatttttaatttaattgttgtatcaaattaaaattttataatcgCATTTTACAAACATGATTATATAGCGAATTAATTAGTTGTCTCGTTTTTATGCTCTGATtagactaaaaaatatatatttttaaaattttctttatttttcctgtCATTTTAACACAGCAGGAATGCTAAATCTCAGGGGACAGAATATATAACCTAGATGTGTTTGAAACACTTGCAATCATATTCACTATgtaaatgaagataaaatacagcTTAAAAGTAgtagagaaggaaaaaaaagatgggaaGAGGAGGCGTCTCTAGTGCACCCAAGGAATGATGCCGAGGAGAAGTCCTGAGACATGATACAATGCAGTGACTTTGAAATTGCCCCCGCAATTTAGACTGTTTAAGTTAAGGTAAGAGTGAAGAAAACTATCTGCCATCATTGGTCATCAACTGTGAAAAAACTTGGCTGTTTTTAATCTCTGAGGTACCATCACCACTGTCTGTTTCAGTCTCAGAGTTATTTGATGGATCTTGGGGAGCTATTCTAGGTGATGGGAGCTCCGGTGCATTCACATTGCTGTCTTCGCGTGGTTCTCTTGATGGTTCAGAACCAGATTCTTGAAGCTGAAACGCGTGCTCCAAATTCCATAATACATCGCCCATGCTTGGCCTATCGACACCGTAGTCAGCCACACATTTCTCTGCTGTCTCTCCAAATTTCTTCAAAGAATTTTGCTTTATCTGTCCCGCGAGATGAGGATCGATAATTTGCTCGAGCATGCCCTTCTTCTGCCATTGCATTGCCCATTCTGCTAAATTCACCTGCTCCGTAGCAAGTAAGGGATCAACTGCAGGCCTCGCACAAAGAACTTCCAAAAGCACCACTCCAAATGAATAAACATCTGATTTGTCAGTAAGCTGCTGTCTTCGGAAGTACTCTGGATCAAGATATCCAAAACTTCCTTTTACACCAGTACTTACATGAGTCTCATCCAGACATGGGCCTGATCGTGAAAGACCGAAATCAGCAACCTTGGATACGTAATTTTCATCTAGCAAAATATTTGTAGACTTGATGTCACGATGGATAATGCCTTGAGCAGAACCCGTATGCAGGTAGTGAATTCCTCTTGCTGCACCGATGCAAATCTCAAGCCTTTGCTTCCAGGACAGATGAGAACATCCCGGGCCATACAAGTGTTCCTTCAATGGACCTTTTTCCATGTACTCATAGACAAGGATCATTTCTGACTGTTCTTCACAATACCCAATGAGGGAAACAAGATGGTGGTGGCGTATCTTCGACAAAACTGTTATTTCAGATTGGAATTCCGGGAGCCCTTGCCTGGATCCTGGCAGACCCCTCTTTACAGCAACCTTTGTGTTGTCTTTAAGAACACCTTTGAAAACAATACCAAATCCACCCGAACCAATTTTCAGACGGTTATCAAAATTGTTGGTCGCCAACTGTACGTCAGCAAAAGGGATCTTCAAGCTGCGATATTCATTCACAGTCACTTCTGACATTCTACCATGAGTACTACCTCCATAAACACATACAGGTGTCCATCCTGCACTTTCTACTCGTCTTGGTTTCGGTTTCTTCTTCTTGCATTTACAAGAAAGTGTTACTACAAAGACAATCAAACACAGAACAACAAAGCCTCCTATACTCGAACCCACCGCAATCCAAACAGTTCTCTTCTTGGAACCACTTTGCGAACCAGAAGGATTTATCATCTTCATGATCTCGACCCCATTCAAAATAGCATTGACTTTCAAAGGACCACTAATGGCCGAAGGTCCAACACTAACACGCACAGCCCCTAAATCATTAGAATCCACAATATAGTCTACATACATTGGAGATGAAAGTACATGGAATGTAAGGGATGACAAATCAAAATCACTTTCCGCGGAGTACTCGTTTAGGTACACATCAAAGTACAACTGATTAAGTGAAATACTGACAATATCACAGAAATGTAATCGAACCAAGTGCCGAACCCCAACAGATCCCACTGGAAAATCCCATGTGATGTTAAATCTTGACTGAATTGGGTTATTATCCTTATTCAACTGCTGTGCAGTCATATATACATTTTCAGGTGCAATCTCCCTACTAGCTCCCCCAATCTGATAATTGGGAGCTCGAGTAGTAACTGCACGTTTCGCAGcatatttaaaaacaagaaaatcctCATCAGGAATCCAAGTTCTCCACACAGTATCATTAAAAGGCACCAATTTTGAACCTCCAACATTAATCCTATGAATTGTCTCTAAAACATGTGAAGAAAGATTCTTGTACACTTCAATTCCATTAGCACTAACCAATTTAGCTCCCTCATCAAGAATAAAATCCTTAGGAGCTGAAAACACTTCAATTGCATTCACAAATCCAAAACTTGATTTACCAACAGGACTAAACAAAATTTCAAGAGCATTATCATCAACTCTAAATACGTACTCTTTAAGCACAACAACTTTGGTACTAAAATCACTCAACAACAAATTCCCATTAACTAAAACACTAAACTTTGCAGTAGATAAATCTAAGTCTTGCGCTTTAAACGGAAAGAAATGCAAACGTATAAAGTGGGTCCCGTTTCTCTTAGTACTGAACTTGTAGCTTGAAGCAGTAGTGAAAACTCTAGCTGTGTTGTACAAAGTTGGTGAATTTGGAgatgggttttggttcttgGGTGAAATGGACAGGCCTTTCGAGGGAAAGATTGAACCTTGTGAAGTGGAATCAGCTCCAAAAATTCTGCTATCTGTAGGA of the Populus nigra chromosome 7, ddPopNigr1.1, whole genome shotgun sequence genome contains:
- the LOC133698577 gene encoding probable receptor-like protein kinase At5g24010 — translated: METKTLLLLSLTLLSLVSFSTSFTPTDNYLINCGSNTNTSFIPTDSRIFGADSTSQGSIFPSKGLSISPKNQNPSPNSPTLYNTARVFTTASSYKFSTKRNGTHFIRLHFFPFKAQDLDLSTAKFSVLVNGNLLLSDFSTKVVVLKEYVFRVDDNALEILFSPVGKSSFGFVNAIEVFSAPKDFILDEGAKLVSANGIEVYKNLSSHVLETIHRINVGGSKLVPFNDTVWRTWIPDEDFLVFKYAAKRAVTTRAPNYQIGGASREIAPENVYMTAQQLNKDNNPIQSRFNITWDFPVGSVGVRHLVRLHFCDIVSISLNQLYFDVYLNEYSAESDFDLSSLTFHVLSSPMYVDYIVDSNDLGAVRVSVGPSAISGPLKVNAILNGVEIMKMINPSGSQSGSKKRTVWIAVGSSIGGFVVLCLIVFVVTLSCKCKKKKPKPRRVESAGWTPVCVYGGSTHGRMSEVTVNEYRSLKIPFADVQLATNNFDNRLKIGSGGFGIVFKGVLKDNTKVAVKRGLPGSRQGLPEFQSEITVLSKIRHHHLVSLIGYCEEQSEMILVYEYMEKGPLKEHLYGPGCSHLSWKQRLEICIGAARGIHYLHTGSAQGIIHRDIKSTNILLDENYVSKVADFGLSRSGPCLDETHVSTGVKGSFGYLDPEYFRRQQLTDKSDVYSFGVVLLEVLCARPAVDPLLATEQVNLAEWAMQWQKKGMLEQIIDPHLAGQIKQNSLKKFGETAEKCVADYGVDRPSMGDVLWNLEHAFQLQESGSEPSREPREDSNVNAPELPSPRIAPQDPSNNSETETDSGDGTSEIKNSQVFSQLMTNDGR